The proteins below come from a single Podarcis muralis chromosome 8, rPodMur119.hap1.1, whole genome shotgun sequence genomic window:
- the TCF24 gene encoding transcription factor 24: protein MKVRPLLLCRWAAAPLSVGRRLGPLQGKEVELARKDRGRCERRRSSRRRRRSPSEVYKRDALLPSQPGLHRYWPARRLSAPGAHPRRPSSSPPMDYRNVSENCKELTAPCSNSSSLPASVPGTDSSAGQRTAIALGRPAAANAARERSRVQTLRHAFLELQRTLPSVPPDTKLSKLDVLLLATTYIAHLTRSLQDEEELPGEGLGTLRGDGYLHPVKKWPMRSRLYIGATGQFLSHSAQTENTNQGETSKNSKM, encoded by the exons atgaaggtgaggCCGCTGCTGCTTTGCCGTTGGGCAGCAGCCCCGCTCTCGGTCGGAAGGCGCCTCGGCCCCCTGCAGGGGAAAGAGGTCGAGCTCGCCAGGAAGGACAGGGGGCGatgcgagaggaggaggagcagcaggaggaggcggaggagcccCTCGGAAGTCTATAAGAGAGACGCGCTTCTCCCCTCCCAGCCTGGACTACATCGCTACTGGCCGGCCAGGCGCCTCTCTGCCCCGGGTGCTCACCCCAGAAGACCAA GTTCATCTCCACCAATGGACTATAGAAATGTATCGGAGAACTGCAAGGAGCTCACTGCGCCCTGCTCTAACTCCAGctctctgccagccagtgtgccTGGCACAGATTCTTCAGCTGGTCAACGAACTGCAATAGCCTTGGGGAGGCCAGCAGCTGCAAACGCCGCCCGAGAGCGCAGCCGAGTGCAGACTCTGCGCCATGCTTTTCTGGAGCTGCAGAGAACCCTGCCCTCTGTGCCACCGGACACCAAGCTCTCCAAGTTGgacgtgctgctcctggccactACCTACATTGCTCACCTTACCCGCAGCTTGCAGGATGAAGAAGAGCTGCCCGGAGAGGGCTTGGGCACGCTGAGAGGGGATGGCTATCTGCACCCAGTTAAG AAATGGCCAATGCGATCAAGGCTATACATTGGAGCTACAGGGCAGTTTTTGAGTCACTCAGCGCAAACAGAAAACACAAATCAAGGAGAAACTTCAAAAAATTCAAAAATgtaa
- the LOC144328694 gene encoding uncharacterized protein LOC144328694 isoform X1, translating into MDTSTAHSPLPGIRKMDGGGEEDIPSKKTKRLCKYREKWEKEFSFLKKSRVGHGHAFCTICSCNFSVSHGGRTDVTQHKKSAKHKRGLEAQKHAPAMSTFVTRNTTEADQVRNVEVKMAMLCAKHNISFTFCDDFKKCVADMFPDSAIARKYSAGKTKTTQIIKGDD; encoded by the exons ATGGATACATCaacggcccactcacccttgccaggcataag AAAGATGGATGGAGGTGGAGAAGAAGACATTCCTTCAAAAAAAACGAAGAGGCTGTGCAAGTATCGTGAGAAATGGGAAAAGGAATTTAGCTTCTTGAAGAAGAGCAGAGTGGGGCATGGTCATGCATTCTGCACAATTTGCAGTTGCAATTTTAGTGTCTCCCATGGGGGAAGGACCGATGTCACTCAGCATAAAAAATCGGCCAAGCACAAGCGCGGGCTAGAGGCACAGAAACATGCCCCGGCAATGTCCACATTTGTGACTAGGAATACCACAGAGGCTGACCAGGTCAGAAATGTAGAGGTTAAAATGGCCATGCTGTGTGCCAAACACAACATTTCTTTCACCTTCTGCGACGACTTCAAAAAGTGTGTAGCTGACATGTTCCCGGACTCTGCCATTGCACGAAAATATTCTGCAGGGAAAACCAAAACTACGCAAATCATTAAAG GGGACGACTAG
- the LOC144328694 gene encoding uncharacterized protein LOC144328694 isoform X2 gives MEVCGVSRDLQNRKMDGGGEEDIPSKKTKRLCKYREKWEKEFSFLKKSRVGHGHAFCTICSCNFSVSHGGRTDVTQHKKSAKHKRGLEAQKHAPAMSTFVTRNTTEADQVRNVEVKMAMLCAKHNISFTFCDDFKKCVADMFPDSAIARKYSAGKTKTTQIIKGDD, from the exons ATGGAGGTCTGCGGGGTTTCGCGTGATCTGCAGAACAG AAAGATGGATGGAGGTGGAGAAGAAGACATTCCTTCAAAAAAAACGAAGAGGCTGTGCAAGTATCGTGAGAAATGGGAAAAGGAATTTAGCTTCTTGAAGAAGAGCAGAGTGGGGCATGGTCATGCATTCTGCACAATTTGCAGTTGCAATTTTAGTGTCTCCCATGGGGGAAGGACCGATGTCACTCAGCATAAAAAATCGGCCAAGCACAAGCGCGGGCTAGAGGCACAGAAACATGCCCCGGCAATGTCCACATTTGTGACTAGGAATACCACAGAGGCTGACCAGGTCAGAAATGTAGAGGTTAAAATGGCCATGCTGTGTGCCAAACACAACATTTCTTTCACCTTCTGCGACGACTTCAAAAAGTGTGTAGCTGACATGTTCCCGGACTCTGCCATTGCACGAAAATATTCTGCAGGGAAAACCAAAACTACGCAAATCATTAAAG GGGACGACTAG